In the Dromaius novaehollandiae isolate bDroNov1 chromosome 25, bDroNov1.hap1, whole genome shotgun sequence genome, AactattttattaataaagacCTGAACCTGGGCACTTGGTGGTGCCTGTCTGCTCCAGCCCCATCCCCAGGGAGGGCCCGGAGGAGTCCTGCAGGGCAGCCTTCACTGGGTGGTGACAGGTGGGTGGCAGAGGTGGCTCCAGGTGCAGACATCCTGGGTGGTGAAGGGGGGGTGGCAGAAGGAGAGGCCGGGGACGTACCCCaagctgccccccagctccctggGGCTCTGGTGGCGGGTGGCAACTGcaaagcagaggggaagggggtgagagcaggcagagccgggggccctgcagccaccctggctgcccccccccccccccaagctcttACCGTACTCCTTCCCCCGGGTGGGTTTCTCCTGCCACAGGAAGGCTCCCCAGCGGGTGCTGGGTCCCAGGTACTGAGCAGGGACGACGGGGTCCCACCATGCCACCTCCCGCAGGCGCTGGGCGTAAGCTGTGGGgcagcaagcagagccagcaggagcgGGAGGGCAGCGCCGTGCCCCCCTCCTTTGCCTCAGGAACCCCTCGCTCCGCCTCGAGCTCAGCCCCATCCTGGTCTAGCTGCAGCTTCCAgcattctggctgctgctgctttgcaggtggggaaactgaggcagcaacAGTTCTCTGCTCAGCTATTTCCTCCCTCCAGTCTGCTGCCATCTCTCCGTGCTGGCCCTGAGATACAGGACAGCCTGTCTCTGCCCCACTCCTTACCTGGGGGCAGGTGCTCCTGCCTGGCGTGGGCCTGGTGCCAGCGCTGGAGGGCCGGGCAGGTGCCGCTGCAAGGCAGCGCGTACCAGGCGTCTTCCCTCTCGCTGCAGCTGCTCGGCCCCGTGGACCAGCTCTGGCCCCCGGCGTCCCGGCCCATGGGGGTGTACTTCCAGCGCCCggcctgctgcagcacaggggcATGGCGGGGCCCCCGCAGTGTCACGTACTGGTCGCTGCAGGGGGGACAGAGAGAGGTGAGGGCTTCACACCAGGGGTGGCAGGGGACACATCTGTCCGGGCCCTGGGTATTGCATCTCCTCGGGGATGTCTGCAGGGGCAGCAGGATCTTGGCCTGATGGCTGtcagggcaggatgggggtgctGGGGCAACCCCAGGGGAGGGACCCAGGGAGAGGGTCTCCACATCTGGCCCAGGGCTGCTTTGTCCCCCAGCAGCCAGCTGCAGTAGTGCTTGGACACTTGCACTCCTCCCCGCTGGCCCTGGGGAACCcgagggggagcagggctggaggaggcctggccgtggggctggggtgagggcacgcagcccccggctCTCCCTCTCACATTGCCTGGGGAGGCGCAGAGGTTCCCCCCTGCCAGGGCTGATGATCCTCACCTGCAGAGGGGCAGAGGGAAGTCCGTCTCGAGGGTGCCCTGCGGGACGTAGGGTCTGTGCCCCCACAGCTCCATGCCTGCCTGCAGCCGGCCCACACGGCCCCGGTGGCTGCCTCTCCAGGCCACCAGCCCCGGACTGTTGTTGCCAGAACTGGAACACAGCAACCAGCCCCCAGCAACAGGCCAGGAGCTGGCAGCGCTCGGGAGGAGGTGGCCTCAGGGCATCTTCAAtcccttcctgccctgcaaagGGGAGCAGGAAAAGGTCAAGGAGGCCTTGGGCTGCTTCTTCCTGGTCTTCTAGCACCAGGAAAGCAAACATGAGCTGGCAGGTGGGAACTGGGCAGTACCAATAAACAGTGCGTGAGATCAGGGCTTAAAAAACCTGGTACCTTCAGACAAGGGTGTTTGCTGCAGAGACCCTGGGGCCTTTGAGCCCAGGCTCCGGAGCACCTGGAGACTCTTCCGTGCCTCTCAGCCCACCGGGGGAAAGCAAAGAGGAGTGACTGTGTTAGGAGCTGCCAAGCATTCACTTGCAGGctccgccgccccctccccacaTGGGCAAAGCCTCACAGATGCAATTTCCAGACAGCAACAGACTTAAATTCACAACTTGTTTAATGCCAGTTAGATTGCTTTACATGGAAAAGTTACAACGCTCTATATTTTCTCCACCATATGATGCCTTATATATAACAATGCCACGAGGTTGTGGACTTTATCGCATAAACTCTGGGAGGACCCTTTGCTCAACCCACCTGCACAGCTCAGTACTTACAGATCATACACCAAAAGTCACAAGCTTACAATAGTTTTGCTCTTTTCCCCAGTTAA is a window encoding:
- the TEKTIP1 gene encoding tektin bundle-interacting protein 1, yielding MELWGHRPYVPQGTLETDFPLPLCSDQYVTLRGPRHAPVLQQAGRWKYTPMGRDAGGQSWSTGPSSCSEREDAWYALPCSGTCPALQRWHQAHARQEHLPPGKEWGRDRLSCISGPARRDGSRLEGGNSTRMGLSSRRSEGFLRQRRGARRCPPAPAGSACCPTAYAQRLREVAWWDPVVPAQYLGPSTRWGAFLWQEKPTRGKEYVATRHQSPRELGGSLGYVPGLSFCHPPFTTQDVCTWSHLCHPPVTTQ